The region CGGCCTTGTGGTTCGGCAAGCGCAACAACAAGTCGTTTTTCGAACTCATGGACTTCGTCGCACCGCTGGTGCCGATTGGCCTTGGAGCAGGGCGTATCGGCAACTTCATCAACGCCGAGCTGTGGGGCAAGGCTACCGATGTGCCGTGGGCCATGGTCTTTCCGCCATTCAGTGATCCGGCGCAGTTGCCGCGTCACCCGTCGCAGCTCTACCAGTTCGCCCTGGAAGGTGTGGCATTATTCCTGATTCTTTGGCTGTACTCGCGCAAGCCGCGCCCGACCATGGCCGTATCCGGCATGTTCGCGCTGTTCTACGGGATCTTCCGCTTCATCGTGGAGTTCGTGCGGGTACCCGATGCCCAGCTTGGCTACATTGCCTTCGGCTGGTTGACCATGGGTCAGTTGCTCTGCGTGCCGATGATTGTCGGTGGCATCTTCCTGATCTGGTGGGCCTACAACCGTAAACCCTCGGCCAAGGCCGCCGTTTGATTTTCCACGGCAGGGCAATCCCCTGCCGTCTTTGCT is a window of Pseudomonas sp. DG56-2 DNA encoding:
- the lgt gene encoding prolipoprotein diacylglyceryl transferase; this encodes MLPYPQIDPVAVALGPLKIHWYGLMYLIGIGGAWLLASRRLNRFDPTWSREKLSDLVFWLSMGVIVGGRLGYVLFYDLHAYLANPTLIFEVWKGGMSFHGGFIGVMLAALWFGKRNNKSFFELMDFVAPLVPIGLGAGRIGNFINAELWGKATDVPWAMVFPPFSDPAQLPRHPSQLYQFALEGVALFLILWLYSRKPRPTMAVSGMFALFYGIFRFIVEFVRVPDAQLGYIAFGWLTMGQLLCVPMIVGGIFLIWWAYNRKPSAKAAV